A DNA window from Paraclostridium bifermentans contains the following coding sequences:
- the rpmE gene encoding 50S ribosomal protein L31, which translates to MQKDIQPKYQEVEVRCACGNTFVAGSTKDEIKVEICSECHPFYTGKQKNIEAGGRIDKFKKRFKID; encoded by the coding sequence ATGCAAAAAGATATACAACCAAAATACCAAGAAGTTGAAGTACGTTGCGCTTGTGGAAACACATTCGTTGCTGGGTCAACTAAAGACGAAATAAAAGTTGAGATATGTTCAGAATGCCATCCTTTCTATACTGGAAAGCAAAAGAATATAGAAGCTGGTGGAAGAATAGACAAGTTCAAGAAGAGATTCAAAATCGACTAA
- the rho gene encoding transcription termination factor Rho gives MTLDNLDDMTLVQLKELAKKLEIKSISKYKKNELIQIINEYKNKDMIDNNKEIEKKETEKKEIKSEQKQSVNKQETKVYENRTQRYNQNHNRNSYNVKEVDEAKIVDEFNTSKDDEVMGVLEILPDGFGFLRGPNYLSTEHDVYVSPSQIRRFNMKTGDKVKGITRHPKSGEKFRALLYVQKINDEHPETATKRRAFETLTPIYPEERLTLEKYQNEISTRLIDLISPIGKGQRGLIVAPPKAGKTILLKSVANSIVKNHPDVELIVLLIDERPEEVTDMQESIDADVIYSTFDQVSSHHVKVAEMVLNRAQRLVEHGKDVVILLDSITRLARAYNLSISPTGRTLSGGLDPGALHGPKKFFGAARNIRQGGSLTILATALVETGSRMDDVIFEEFKGTGNMELHLDRKLAEKRVFPAVDIYKSGTRREDLLLTEEEKAALWKLRKEMSSNSVYEVTDKVLELLKRTKDNNSFIKYIKETLN, from the coding sequence ATGACTTTGGATAATTTAGATGACATGACTCTAGTTCAACTAAAAGAATTAGCAAAGAAATTAGAGATTAAGTCTATAAGTAAGTATAAAAAGAATGAGTTAATACAAATAATAAATGAGTATAAAAATAAGGACATGATAGATAATAATAAAGAAATCGAGAAAAAAGAAACCGAGAAAAAAGAAATTAAAAGTGAACAAAAACAAAGTGTGAATAAGCAAGAAACTAAGGTTTATGAAAATAGGACTCAAAGATACAATCAAAATCACAACAGAAATTCATATAATGTTAAAGAAGTTGATGAAGCTAAGATTGTTGATGAGTTTAATACATCTAAAGATGATGAGGTAATGGGTGTTTTAGAAATACTACCAGATGGATTTGGATTTTTAAGAGGTCCTAACTATTTATCTACAGAACATGATGTATATGTTTCACCATCGCAAATTAGAAGATTCAATATGAAAACAGGGGATAAAGTTAAGGGTATAACAAGACATCCAAAAAGTGGAGAAAAATTTAGAGCATTATTATATGTTCAAAAAATAAATGATGAACATCCTGAGACAGCTACAAAAAGAAGAGCTTTTGAAACTCTTACACCGATATACCCGGAAGAAAGACTTACATTAGAGAAGTATCAAAATGAAATATCTACAAGGCTAATAGATTTAATTTCTCCTATTGGTAAAGGTCAAAGGGGATTGATAGTAGCACCACCTAAGGCTGGTAAAACTATCCTTTTAAAAAGTGTAGCCAATAGTATTGTTAAAAATCATCCAGATGTGGAGTTAATAGTTCTTCTTATAGATGAAAGACCAGAAGAAGTAACTGATATGCAAGAATCTATAGATGCAGATGTTATTTACTCAACTTTTGATCAGGTGTCAAGTCATCATGTTAAAGTTGCTGAGATGGTTCTAAATAGAGCACAAAGATTAGTTGAGCACGGAAAAGATGTTGTTATATTATTAGATAGTATTACAAGACTTGCAAGAGCTTATAACTTGAGCATATCGCCAACTGGAAGAACGTTATCAGGAGGGTTAGATCCTGGAGCACTTCATGGGCCTAAAAAATTCTTTGGAGCTGCAAGAAACATTAGACAAGGTGGATCTTTAACTATTTTAGCTACAGCGTTAGTTGAAACAGGATCTAGAATGGATGATGTTATTTTTGAAGAGTTCAAAGGAACTGGAAATATGGAATTACACTTAGATAGAAAATTAGCTGAGAAGAGAGTGTTCCCTGCTGTTGATATATACAAATCAGGAACAAGAAGAGAAGATTTATTATTAACAGAAGAAGAGAAAGCTGCACTTTGGAAACTTAGAAAAGAAATGAGTAGTAATTCGGTATATGAAGTAACTGATAAAGTACTAGAATTACTTAAGAGAACAAAGGATAATAATTCGTTTATAAAGTATATAAAAGAGACTTTAAACTAA